The segment CACCCTCTTGGGCAAAATGTACCAAGAACACATTCAATATCTTCTGGATAAGGATATTGAAGGGATCTTAAACAATCAGTATACAGAGGATGCCTTACTGATTAGTAGCTTTACTAAAGAACCCCAGTATTTCAAAGGGAGAGAACAATTAAAAGAACATTTCCAAGGGATTTTAGCCATAGAAAACTTACAAACCGAGGTGACTTTTTGGGCAGAAACTGACGATCCCCAAACCTTGATGATAGTTGAAGCAATCACCATGAAAACCCCCGAAGGTGAAGCAAAAATGCGCTTTGCCGATAGTTGGGTACTCAGGGATGGCAAAATTGCGATTCACTTCGCCGGAATGACTCAATATCCCGATGGATCAGTCGCTTAGTAGAGCGTGGGGAGAGAGGGGAGAGTGGGAGAGTGGGGGAGTGGGAGAGTGGGGGAGTGGGAGAGGAGGAAAGATCTTAACTCCTGACTTCTGACTTCATTAACTATCCTAAGTAGGTCGGTATAAATAAACGAACAATCAATTAGGTATTAAAAATACTGCAATTTCTTGCCTGTTCCCTGTTCCCTGTTCCCTGTTCCCTTTCACGATTTTACCTTTAATTCTGCCGACCTACTTACTTAGTGGTTTTCAATGTTTAATCAAATTACGGAACAATTCTATGGAAATTTCCCTGAAAGTGAATGGAAAAGACTATACTGCCGATGTTGAACCGCGACTCCTTTTGTTAGATTTCCTGCGGGAGCATTTAGGGTTAACGGGAACCAAAAGCGATGGAGGCTCAACGGCCGGTTGCTGCACTGTATTACTCAATGGAATATCCGTTAAAAGCTCGTATATTTTAGCCGTTCAAGCCGATGGTAGCGAAATTGTCACCATTGAAGGGCTCAGTCAAAACGGCCAATTAAACCCCCTACAGACTGCGTTTTGGGAAATGGGAGCCGTTCAGAATGGATATTCCACCCCTGGTCTAATTATGGCTTTAACTGACCTACTCAATCGTAATCCCCATCCGAGTGAGTCCGAAATTCGCGCTTGGTTAGACGGTGTTCTCTCTCGTGATACTGGCTATCAAAATGTGATTTGTGCGGTAGAAATGGTGACTTCAGGGTGAGGGTGAGGGTGAGGGGGGGAGTGGGAGAGGGGGAGAGTGGGAAGGGAGGAAAGATATTAACTTCTGACTTCTGACTTCTGACTTCATTGAATTAGAGAGGGAATATGGCTAACAAAATTTTAGGGCAACCGTTGAAACGACGAGAAGATCCCGCGTTATTGACAGGTCAAGCGCAATTTATCGATGATATTACCTTGCCCAATATGCTACACATGGCTATCCTGTATAGCACCGAAGCCCATGCGTTAATTAAAAACATAAATACCAGCATAGCCGAACAGATGCCAGGGGTCGTCAAAGTCATTACCGGGGCAGATACCGAGTCCATTCTCCCCTTACCCTGTATTATGAACCCTGGCGGCGATCGCTCAAAATTTCCTCCCCATCCCTACGGAGTCCCAGGAGCTCAAACCGTCTTAGCTAGAGAAAAAGTGCGTTATGTTGGGGAATTTGTCGCCGTCGTCGTTGCCAACACGCGCCAACAAGCCTATGATGCTCTAGCGGGTATTCAGGTCGATTATGAGCTCCTACCTGTAGTCATTAATGCTGAGGATGCCCTCAAAACCGATGCTCCCCAACTCCATGAAGCCGTTCCAGGGAATTTGAACCAATACAACAGCTATGGAGATAAAGACGCTACCGAACAAGCGATCGCCAACGCTGAGATAGTTGTTCAGCAACGAATCTGCTTTCCCCGTCTAATCCATAATGCCGTAGAAACGCGAGGAACCATCGCTGCTTATGATCCCCAAACCGAAGAATATACCCTGTGGACAAATACCCAAATTCCTCACGGAAACCGCTTTCTCCTGTCACAATTGGTCATGGGTATCCCCTACAATAAACTGCGGGTCATTGTTCCCGAAATAGGGGGATCTTTCGGCTCAAAAGGCTATCTCTATGCCGAAACCGCCCTTACCCTCTTCTTAGCTAAAGCCTTGGGTCGTCCCATCAAATGGATAGACACCCGCACCGGATTAGCCCGTTCTACAGTTCATGCGCGAGGTCCAATCATGTATGCAACCATTGCCGGGACAAAAGAGGGCAAAATTACCGCCTTTTCCTCGACGATTTACGGCAATTTAGGAGCCTATCCCGCTACTAATGGACCCGCCGCTCCCACAGCCTTAACGGGTCGTTGCGTCACGGGAGCCTATGCCATTGAGCATCCCTTCTCATATGAAATCCGCTTGAATGGTTAACGTATAATAAAAGGGTAGAGTTAATAAATGATCGCCCCCAGATGCCAAGAAGAATTGAGATAGTCTCTCACCTGAGTATCACTGAATTACAAACTAAATATCGGAGTGCGAAAAATCCAGTCACTCGAAGTCAATATCAGATAATCTGGCTATTAGCTAGTGGAAAAAAAACAGAAGAGGTAGCGATCGCCACGGGATATACAGTTGAGTGGGTTCGTGAATTAGCCAGACGTTATAATCGTTCGGGGATTGAAGGGTTAGGGGATGGCAGACAAAACAATCCTGGAAGGGAACCTTGGTTAGACGAAGTACAAACGTCCCAATTACTGCAAGTTATTCAAGGTTCAGCCCCAGATGGAGGATTATGGAATGGTCGCAAGGTGGCAGATTGGATGAGTGAAGTTTTAGGCAAGCCAGTCTCACCACAAAGAGGTTGGGAATACTTGAAGGCAATGGAATATCGTCTAAGAATTCCCCGTCCTGAAAATAAGCAAGCTGATCCCATTGAACAAGAAGAGTGGAAAAAAAACTCGCCTTTAAGGTAAAAGAATTACAGGAAAAATATCCAGAGAAAAAAGTGGAATTATGGACAGAAGATGAACATAGAATTGGACTGAAGCCTATCTATAGAAGGATCTGGGTTCCGTGGTGGGATGTTCCAACGGCCAGTATAAAATGGCAATATAAATGGGTCTGGCTTTACGGTTTTGTTAATCCTGAATCTGGTGAAACCTATTGGTGGTTAATGCCTTTTGTGAATCAGGAAATATTCAGCCAAGTTTTAGAGGACTTTGCTAGGTATTTTGGGATTGGGGAGAAGAAGCAAGTTCTGTTAGTGTTAGATGGAGCTAGATGGCATACCAGTAAATCTTTAAAAATCCCCGCAGGAATAGACTTAGAATTTTTACCCTCTTATTCTCCTGAATTGCAACCAGCCGAAAGACTGTGGCCACTGACAAATGAGCCAATTGTTAATCGTTCTTTTGAAACAATAGAAGAATTAGAAGAGGTCTTGATTCCTCGCCTTAAGGTATTAATGGAACAGCCAGAATTTGTGAGTGGATTAACTTGTTTTCATTGGTGGCCGACAACTGATACTTGCATTAACTGATTAAACGGATTTCATATTAGAATAAAATAGCAGGGTAGAGCAGTCTGGTAGCTCGTTGGGCTCATAATCCAAAGGTCGTTGGTTCAAATCCTTCCCCTGCCATTTTTTGATAATGCGATCACATTTTGCTACAATTAAGAAAAAGAGCCATTAATTTGGCTCTTTTGTAAGATACAGCTAAACAGCTAAACGTTACTAAAATTCTTCTGCTACAGGATCTTCTTTTGGTACAGCAACCCAATATTTATGATATGATCCAGGCTCAATATAAATACCTTGAGTTTTATCAGACCGTAATCGAAAAGCTGTTCGTACTAATGTAGTTAATGCTTTAATTAGATCTTCAGGTTTTTTAACAGTATTAGATTGAAATGTATATTCAGGTACTGTTAAATTGTAGCGTTCTGTTGTTAATCGTATTAATTCATTCAACATAGATAATGTTTGAATTAACGTATCAGGCGTTTTAGGCTCATAATTTTGAACTTCTAGTAAAATTGTACTAGCTCCTGTAGTAATCATAGCTTTAGCCTTACGGTTGGACATGAAATTAAATAACCATGTAGGTGATACACGAATGCCATTAGTTTCCTCTTTTTGAATTAGATTTTGCAAATCTTCATCAGAAATAAACTCCAATCTTTCTAAATAAGCTTGAAATTCTTCAACAGTACTGTAAGTCATACTAAATTGTTTCTCTTTTATGTGTGTTTTTCTACTATAGTGCATGAACATATACTTCAACAAGACTTCATTTATAAGCATTTTTTATTTATGTTATACGCGATATATGACGTTTAAGTATACATAACACATCACTGTATATTGCAAATCCATTGCCAATGGTGGTAGTGTGAACTCTCAAAAGTTACTGGAAAAGTTTGCGGGCTGCGGTTTTAATGTTGGTAGTTTAAAAGTGCGATCGCATTTTTTAAGCTTTTTGATTGCCTATCTTTAAATGCAAAAAGAGGACTCCCGCTACACCGAAGGTTAGCGGTGAGATGAATTTTTGCCAATAAATAAACCGACCAACGGGAGACTCCTTACATGAGTTGACGTTTTGTGTAGATTAAGTTAAAATGAGAAAAGCATCAACACAAGGTCGAAAAATGCTAACCCTAACTTACGAGTACAAACTAATCCCAGACAAGCAGCAAATTGAGGTAATTGAACACACCTTAAATGTTTGTCGTTCAGTATGGAACTACGCTTTAAGGGAGCGTAAGGACTGGTTAGCGTCTCGAAAATCTCCCGTTAATGCTTGTTCATTAATTCAGGAGTATATCATCCCTTCTGATACGCTTTATCCTAATTATCACAATCAAGCTAAATCATTAACAGAAGCCAAGAAAACTTATGAAATACTCAAGTCAGTAAACGCTCAAGTCTTACAGCAAGTCTTAAGAACTTTAGACCGAGCTTTTGCTGATATGCAGTCTAAAAAATTAGGTTTTCCACGCTTCAAAAATAAGTACAGGATGCGTTCTTATGTGTATCCTCAAATGCTAAAAGACTGTGTTAAAGGTAATCAAATTAAATTGCCACAATTAGGATGGGTTAAATTTAGAAAGTCAAGAGAAATACCTGATGGTTTTGAATTAAAACAAGCGCGAATAGTAAGGAGAGCATCGGGTTATTTTGTGATGCTGTCAATGCAATTAGATGTAAATATTCCTGATGTTCCTTTTCATGGGCATCCTTTAGGCATTGACTTAGGCTTGGATAAGTTCTTAGCAACTTCTGATGGTGAGCTTGTCGAAAGACCCCGATTCTTAAATCAACTGCACCGCAAGCTGAAATTGCTGCAACGTAGATTAAGAAATAAGCAAAAGGGGTCTACTAACAGACACAAGCTAAACCAGAAAATAGCTAGATTACACCAACGTATTTCTGATACTAGAAAAGACTGGCATTTTAAATTAGCTCATCGCCTTTGTAACCAATCTCAATCAATATTTATAGAAGATATTGATTTTCGGTCATGGGGTAGAGGGATGTTGTCTAAGCATTGTCTTGATGCTGCTTTTGGACAATTTGTCACCATTCTTAAATGGGTGGCATGGAAACGAGATGTTTTTGTGGCTGAGGTTAATAAAAATTACACTTCACAAATTTGTCCTAATTGTGGTTTTCATACTGGTAAGAAACTGCTTTCAGAACGAGAACATAATTGTCCTGAATGTGGATACAAAACCCATCGAGATGTGGCGGCAGCACAAGTGATCAGAAATTGTGG is part of the Rippkaea orientalis PCC 8801 genome and harbors:
- a CDS encoding (2Fe-2S)-binding protein, which encodes MEISLKVNGKDYTADVEPRLLLLDFLREHLGLTGTKSDGGSTAGCCTVLLNGISVKSSYILAVQADGSEIVTIEGLSQNGQLNPLQTAFWEMGAVQNGYSTPGLIMALTDLLNRNPHPSESEIRAWLDGVLSRDTGYQNVICAVEMVTSG
- a CDS encoding nuclear transport factor 2 family protein is translated as MEGVPSTLLGKMYQEHIQYLLDKDIEGILNNQYTEDALLISSFTKEPQYFKGREQLKEHFQGILAIENLQTEVTFWAETDDPQTLMIVEAITMKTPEGEAKMRFADSWVLRDGKIAIHFAGMTQYPDGSVA
- a CDS encoding RNA-guided endonuclease InsQ/TnpB family protein, producing MLTLTYEYKLIPDKQQIEVIEHTLNVCRSVWNYALRERKDWLASRKSPVNACSLIQEYIIPSDTLYPNYHNQAKSLTEAKKTYEILKSVNAQVLQQVLRTLDRAFADMQSKKLGFPRFKNKYRMRSYVYPQMLKDCVKGNQIKLPQLGWVKFRKSREIPDGFELKQARIVRRASGYFVMLSMQLDVNIPDVPFHGHPLGIDLGLDKFLATSDGELVERPRFLNQLHRKLKLLQRRLRNKQKGSTNRHKLNQKIARLHQRISDTRKDWHFKLAHRLCNQSQSIFIEDIDFRSWGRGMLSKHCLDAAFGQFVTILKWVAWKRDVFVAEVNKNYTSQICPNCGFHTGKKLLSEREHNCPECGYKTHRDVAAAQVIRNCGVEEYAMQRGLGGFPHERLHQDALGHSVSENACGDGLTGALPSQESVKQELLSVSLRISRYSDDRSLTG
- a CDS encoding xanthine dehydrogenase family protein molybdopterin-binding subunit is translated as MANKILGQPLKRREDPALLTGQAQFIDDITLPNMLHMAILYSTEAHALIKNINTSIAEQMPGVVKVITGADTESILPLPCIMNPGGDRSKFPPHPYGVPGAQTVLAREKVRYVGEFVAVVVANTRQQAYDALAGIQVDYELLPVVINAEDALKTDAPQLHEAVPGNLNQYNSYGDKDATEQAIANAEIVVQQRICFPRLIHNAVETRGTIAAYDPQTEEYTLWTNTQIPHGNRFLLSQLVMGIPYNKLRVIVPEIGGSFGSKGYLYAETALTLFLAKALGRPIKWIDTRTGLARSTVHARGPIMYATIAGTKEGKITAFSSTIYGNLGAYPATNGPAAPTALTGRCVTGAYAIEHPFSYEIRLNG